A window of Scophthalmus maximus strain ysfricsl-2021 chromosome 10, ASM2237912v1, whole genome shotgun sequence contains these coding sequences:
- the ptpn20 gene encoding tyrosine-protein phosphatase non-receptor type 13 isoform X2, whose translation MSSTFVTLAEVLEARGGPLLEEEVWSLLLGTAESLVDVSYKGHNNMCSIISPTSLLLSATGTLAFKNCGLSDNVSTFTAPEMLQGRASSTKPAIERVLVYSLGMTLYWSVDFHLPQNQPVQLSDHLNSLLLSMCEDLAHRRVNLNSILEACESQHKASILPPPAKVIRHLVEEVFHESMDHGSLPDSNVPLSGRSQMIRERLHGKRGPFSDFSEGSPEGRRYSTDSDSKSGSLPQRSWKQRPRSSPTPLYQSSLDRLPRGVRHRDSNCSWVGRSPHHDISPKTSGRSHSPSITFSESSLSLSQRKSKALGPEFIRMPDEQQTVLELPGSIVSRKGRSCASQREVTVVLPNGQYVVVRCDIKSRARDVFDMVVAHANLVEHFYFGLAFLDDDEYFFLDHETKISKVAPDSWKKGQISSFFVFLRVKFFVDDISFILHRLTRHQYYLQLRKDILEDRLYCNEETGLFLAALALQAEFGDYMSELYGKNYYQPEHYVSKRMLEKLALPSLREELPRLHASHAQMVPDEAETEYLKIAQQLSEYGVMFHRVGREKRPLIGELVLGVCVKGIIVYEMKNHFRAVTRRFLWRETDSIATGRRKLIIECGGPSGKKHIFITESSKIAQYLLNLCSAQHKFHSEMTSRQLNHTMIPDENLDKYMSVYRGRNLNLKQMSCSEGMLHHIGLTPGQPDSLSKSCDDLTAKLEARLRQQREMRRQMSRELNKEPPETGDLRDMKDRQCWSTSEPIPRMMSSVSLHKQDSDASSSVRVDTPTRTPPEREIVCVTLKKDPKLGFGFVIVGEDNTGKLDLGIFIASIVPDGPADRDGRIKPGGRLISLNKTSLEGVTFSDAAAILQSSPEEVELIVSQPKQSLRDLKNSLSQSTMGLALEKGFGSQTTLSGTEFRPAMEELEDAITLSNMATPKQSRRLHIPVVRIHDAQDACSRSPSILSLKTGERFIVELKKSNGSLGISVAGGINTNVRYGGIYIKTLVLGGAAEQDGRIQIGDRLLEVDGSNLRGVTHHQAVECLKRTGEVVNLLLDREPMVILEPRTDSPCPPLAHSQSHIQPPRTEVSMETTLSGRAKDYSFVTDENTHEVVLRKSLSGLGFSFNISQLHSAQDRGSVVRIKRLFPGQPALESGLLREGDVILSVNRESVKDLSYQRVLFLLRGAPSEVHLLICRPGPGVLYDLDDNTLITAAKREFRSQSLDIRLGEDYSQLLRFQYEVNITAQKQAANQEEDLTNTAEINPEPPAAPALLESQESPNGGVPVNQTPPPPPRSPPSPTSPTSPPSPVSPASPVSPASPTSPASHTYGSPPAPAESQSILRNPEEQQEVEAKEKEKDVEEEVATTSSSTVILMDVCPKTASNAVYASGVREDADGSVTYCLMGNGLTIMADEEYLTISSTMEPAHSFPSSLATHTPTTTLAAPGSQTSNSSCSFSSQNPDLGPHVPATTISPLSLSSDTLTTCSLAHPSQPLTTQPPKAKHHPIQQGRLPSHYKAFSESSRPVGPPPQPPAPPLTPITAQIISSVPPCVSPPAPMLQPTVLPTPVQSHTQLREEPEKKKREYKDDDEEDDEEEAESRRKGLVKEFELTVVLTKSRSGSFGFTITRSKLDNCYYIQEILDNPAKADGRLRAGDRLVTVNRHDVTSVADDVAMTILRSSPRRLSMTLGRAVSNLVAPPSCDSLPDIVLYKTPSGQLGIKLTGGIGSKWQGIYCLEVVQGSPASEEGSVQPNDKILYICGRCTLGMTLEDAVKACEIAPRKVKLKILREDQPVTPKAKWNGLFDWKKERKSFARFEEPVSPERDSPTEEDEALCRTAGKFRCLSLSQEQDSCIMQVEFTKPDGGGLGFALVGGTNGSMLRVKEICSGGVAEQDGRLRVGDIVLEVNGVIVSGLSHSKVVDILRKAEGTVQLTICRDILPLSYSESPTLLNMSSQTEAIVAEPPAPDTRSSPDDMLNRPVEHPPEATPDPVVKETGVILTSPPPPPRRLTIVTDETEIIQESCNSTPSHQACCPSLNVTDMLHGASDRKQIVTKLLDQSCKDIRKIQSDGWSSEEEDDDVFGATEQEMTSPHTGPPIVSEDELASLALISPARTSQDSGCRVKALIQILQHQVDEQELVKEFMALEHLKPSDNCLVGKAPENRDKNRYRDILPYDKTRVAIGENQDYINASYIRMQFGDEEFFYISCQGPLPSTVSAFWQMIWENKSDVIAMMTQEVERGRIKCHKYWPEKLGMPLDTGRYQIHLENQQHLDYFHIKVIRMVEMETNETHSVRHLKFTHWPDHGVPHCSEQLVRFLRYLRAVHHKGPVTAHCSAGIGRTGVLICTDIILSLIEKDLPINVSDIVKEMRLQRHGMIQTKSNRAASLQVTDQR comes from the exons ATGAGCAGCACATTTGTCACATTAGCCGAGGTACTGGAGGCACGAGGGGGacctctgctggaggaggaggtctggtcCCTGCTGCTGGGCACTGCAGAGTCTTTAGTGGATGTCTCCTATAAGG gtcaCAACAATATGTGTAGTATCATAAGCCCCAcctccctgctgctgtcagCCACTGGTACCTTAGCGTTTAAGAACTGTGGCCTATCAGATAACGTGTCCACCTTCACCGCTCCAGAAATGCTGCAGGGCCGTGCCAGCTCAACCAAACCTGCCATAGAGAGG GTGCTGGTGTATTCACTGGGTATGACTCTCTACTGGTCAGTTGATTTTCACCTACCTCAAAATCAG CCGGTCCAGTTGAGTGACCATCTAAacagcctcctcctcagcatGTGTGAGGACCTGGCCCACCGCAGGGTAAACCTCAACTCCATCCTGGAAGCCTGCGAGTCTCAGCATAAAGCCTCCATCCTGCCACCGCCCGCCAAAGTCATCAGACATCTGGTGGAGGAGGTTTTTCATGAATCA ATGGACCATGGCTCTTTGCCAGACAGTAACGTCCCTTTGAGTGGCAGGAGTCAGATGATCAGAGAGAGGCTTCATG GAAAGAGAGGGCCATTTTCAGACTTCAGCGAAGGGAGTCCTGAAGGGAGGAGATACTCAACGGACTCTGACTCAAAGTCAG ggAGTTTACCTCAGAGATCTTGGAAACAAAGACCAAGGAGCTCTCCCACACCATTGTACCAATCTTCTTTAGACAG acTTCCCCGCGGGGTTCGTCACAGGGACAGCAACTGCAGTTGGGTTGGTAGAAGCCCCCACCATGACATCTCTCCCAAAACATCAGGCAGATCGCACAGTCCCTCCATCACCTTCAGCGAGTCCTCACTCAGTCTGAGCCAGAGGAAATCTAAG GCTTTGGGCCCCGAGTTCATCAGAATGCcagatgaacaacagactgttCTCGAGCTTCCAGGATCCATTGTG TCCAGAAAGGGCCGTTCATGTGCGTCTCAGAGAGAAGTGACAGTGGTGCTGCCTAACGGACAGTATGTGGTGGTCCGCTGTGACATTAAGTCCAGAGCAAGAGATGTGTTTGACATGGTGGTGGCTCATGCAAACTTGGTGGAACACTTCTACTTTGGTCTTGCCTTCCTAGATG ATGatgaatatttctttttggACCATGAAACAAAAATCTCCAAGGTTGCGCCTGACAGTTGGAAAAAGGGGCAGATATCCTCCTTCTTCGTGTTTCTTCGAGTGAAATTTTTTGTTGATGACATTTCCTTCATTTT GCACAGACTGACGCGTCACCAGTACTACTTACAGCTGCGTAAGGATATCTTGGAGGACAGGCTTTACTGTAATGAGGAGACAGGCTTGTTCTTAGCTGCTCTTGCTCTGCAGGCTGAGTTTGGGGATTACATGTCAGAG TTGTATGGTAAGAATTATTACCAGCCAGAGCATTATGTGTCCAAGAGGATGCTGGAGAAGCTTGCCCTGCCCAGTCTCAGGGAAGAGTTGCCAAGACTACATGCAAGTCATGCCCAGATGGTGCCTGACGAGGCAGAAACAGAGTACCTGaag ATCGCCCAGCAGCTGTCTGAGTATGGGGTTATGTTCCACCgtgtggggagagagaaaaggccaTTGATTGGAGAGTTGGTGTTGGGAGTCTGTGTCAAAGGAATCATCGTATACGAGATGAAGAACCACTTCCGGGCTGTCACCAGGCGCTTCCTCTGGAGGGAAACGGACTCCATAGCCACTGGG CGGCGCAAACTGATTATAGAGTGCGGAGGGCCAAGTgggaaaaagcacatttttatAACAGAAAGCTCAAAAATAGCACAGTACCTCCTGAACCTCTGCTCGGCACAGCACAAATTTCACAGCGAGATGACATCACGACAACTTAACCACACCATGATACCAG ATGAAAACCTAGACAAGTACATGTCTGTCTACCGGGGCCGCAACTTGAACCTGAAGCAGATGTCCTGCTCAGAGGGCATGTTGCACCATATCGGTCTGACACCTGGTCAACCAGACTCCCTCTCCAAGTCCTGCGACGACCTGACGGCCAAGCTGGAGGCCCGACTCCGccagcagagagagatgaggaggcaGATGAGCAGAGAGCTGAACAAAGAGCCCCCTGAAACAGGAGACCTCAGGGACATGAAGGATCGACAGTGTTGGAG CACTTCAGAGCCAATTCCCAGAATGATGTCCAGCGTCTCGCTACACAAGCAAGACTCTGACGCCTCTTCCTCTGTACGAG TTGATACACCAACCCGGACcccaccagagagagagatagtctGTGTGACCCTGAAAAAAGATCCCAAACTGGGCTTTG GCTTTGTGATCGTGGGAGAGGACAATACAGGTAAACTTGACCTTGGGATCTTCATTGCCTCCATTGTGCCTGATGGGCCTGCGGACAGAGATGGACGTATCAAACCCG gtgGAAGACTCATCTCACTAAACAAGACTAGTTTGGAAGGGGTGACATTCAGTGACGCTGCTGCCATCTTACAGAGCAGCCCTGAAGAGGTGGAGCTCATTGTGTCCCAGCCTAAAC AGTCTCTGAGGGATCTTAAGAATTCCTTGAGTCAAAGCACCATGGGTTTGGCATTGGAAAAGGGCTTCGGGTCACAGACCACTCTGAGTGGCACAGAGTTCCGTCCTGCCATGGAGGAACTGGAGGATGCAATCACTCTGTCCAACATGGCAACCCCAAAGCAGAGCAGGAGGCTTCACATTCCTGTTGTGAGGATCCATGATGCCCAG gaTGCGTGTTCCAGGTCCCCGTCTATCTTAAGTTTGAAAACTGGCGAGCGGTTTATAGTGGAGCTCAAGAAAAGCAATGGTAGTCTTGGAATCAGTGTTGCC GGAGGTATTAACACCAATGTGCGATACGGTGGCATCTACATCAAGACTCTGGTGCTAGGAGGCGCTGCAGAGCAGGACGGGCGCATTCAGATCG GTGACAGACTGCTGGAGGTTGACGGGTCTAACCTGAGGGGCGTGACTCACCACCAAGCTGTCGAGTGCCTGAAGAGGACTGGGgag GTGGTGAACCTGCTGTTGGACAGGGAGCCCATGGTAATCTTGGAGCCCAGAACTGACTCACCCTGCCCCCCATTAGCCCACAGTCAGTCACACATACAGCCCCCCAGGACTGAGGTCTCCATGGAAACGACCTTGAGTGGTCGCGCCAAGGACTACAGCTTTGTGACTGATG AAAACACACATGAAGTTGTGCTAAGGAAGAGTTTGTCCGGACTCGGCTTCAGCTTTAACATCTCACAGCTGCATTCGGCGCAAGACCGCGGCAGCGTGGTGCGCATCAAGCGCCTGTTCCCGGGTCAGCCGGCGCTAGAGAGTGGCCTGCTGCGAGAAGGAGACGTCATCCTGTCTGTCAACAGAGAGTCAGTGAAGGACCTCTCTTACCAG aggGTTTTGTTCCTACTACGTGGAGCTCCGTCTGAAGTTCATCTGCTGATTTGCCGCCCAGGTCCTGGAGTACTATATGATTTAGATGATAACACACTG ATTACTGCAGCCAAGCGTGAGTTTCGATCCCAGTCTCTGGACATCCGACTAGGAGAGGACTACAGCCAGCTCCTGAGGTTTCAGTATGAGGTCAACATAACGGCCCAAAAGCAAGCCGCCAACCAGGAGGAAGATCTGACCAACACAGCAGAGATTAACCCGGAACCCCCTGCAGCTCCAGCACTCCTGGAAAGCCAGGAGAGTCCGAACGGCGGAGTGCCGGTCAACCAaactcctccaccacctccccgCTCACCCCCGTCACCGACGTCACCcacatcacctccatcaccagtCTCGCCGGCGTCACCTGTCTCACCGGCATCACCCACATCACCTGCATCACACACCTATGGCTCTCCGCCAGCTCCAGCTGAGTCTCAATCAATCCTGAGGAATCCAGAGGAGCAACAGGAAGTAGAGGccaaggagaaggaaaaggacgTGGAAGAGGAGGTTGCAACGACATCGAGTTCAACTGTGATACTTATGGATGTCTGTCCCAAGACCGCTTCAAACGCTGTATATGCCAG TGGGGTCAGAGAGGATGCAGATGGGAGTGTGACCTACTGCCTCATGGGAAATGGGCTAACTATCATGGCAGATGAAGAGTACCTGACCATCAGCTCTACCATGGAGCCTGCTCACAGCTTCCCCTCCAGTCTGGCCACTCACACCCCAACAACCACCCTCGCGGCCCCTGGCTCTCAAACCTCCAACAGTTCCTGTAGTTTCAGCTCTCAGAATCCAGACCTCGGCCCGCATGTCCCAGCTACCACCATCTCGCCCCTCAGCCTCTCGTCTGACACCCTGACCACCTGCTCCCTGGCCCATCCATCCCAGCCGCTCACGACTCAGCCACCGAAAGCCAAACATCACCCGATCCAGCAGGGGCGTCTTCCAAGTCACTACAAAGCCTTTTCTGAGAGCAGCCGGCCTGTGGGGCCTCCGCCTCAACCTCCTGCTCCACCGCTGACCCCTATCACGGCCCAGATCATCTCTTCTGTTCCGCCCTGTGTCAGTCCGCCTGCCCCGATGCTGCAACCAACAGTGCTACCCACTCCTGTCCAGAGCCATACACAGCTGAGGGAAgagccagagaagaaaaaaagggaatacaaggacgatgatgaggaggatgacgaggaagaggcagagagtcGCAGAAAG GGATTGGTAAAGGAGTTTGAACTGACAGTGGTTCTTACCAAGTCCCGGAGTGGAAGCTTTGGGTTCACCATCACGCGCAGCAAGCTGGACAACTGCTACTACATACAGGAGATATTGGACAACCCTGCCAAGGCAGATGGACGACTCAGGGCCGGCGACAGACTCGTCACT GTGAACAGGCATGATGTCACCAGTGTGGCAGACGATGTTGCCATGACGATTCTCAGGTCATCTCCAAGAAGACTGAGCATGACCCTTGGGAGGGCGGTTTCCAACCTGGTGGCCCCACCGTCCTGCGACAGCCTGCCTGATATTGTTCTGTACAAGACACCTTCAGGGCAACTCG GTATAAAGCTAACAGGGGGCATTGGCAGCAAATGGCAGGGCATCTACTGTCTGGAGGTGGTGCAAGGCTCCCCAGCCAGCGAGGAGGGGAGCGTCCAACCCAATGACAAGATCCTCTACATCTGCGGCAGGTGCACCCTGGGCATGACGCTAGAGGATGCAGTCAAAGCCTGTGAGATCGCCCCTCGTAAAGTCAAACTTAAAATCCTCAG AGAGGACCAGCCAGTGACCCCCAAGGCTAAGTGGAACG GCCTGTTTGActggaaaaaggaaaggaagtcCTTTGCTCGTTTTGAAGAGCCCGTCTCCCCAGAGAGAGACTCACCCACCGAAGAGG atgaGGCTTTGTGTAGGACTGCCGGTAAAttcagatgtctctctctcagccaaGAACAGGAC AGTTGCATCATGCAAGTGGAGTTCACGAAACCAGACGGAGGAGGCCTTGGTTTTGCTTTGGTTGGAGGGACCAATGGGAGCATGCTCAGAGTGAAGGAAATTTGCTCGGGTGGAGTGGCTGAGCAGGACGGCCGGCTGAGAGTGGGAGACATTGTATTAGAG GTGAACGGTGTGATTGTTTCGGGCCTGAGCCACAGCAAAGTGGTGGATATCCTGCGTAAAGCTGAGGGCACTGTGCAACTCACCATCTGCAGAGACATCCTGCCCCTGAGCTACTCCGAATCACCCACTCTGCTCAACATGTCCTCACAGACTGAAGCTATTGTAGCCGAGCCACCGGCCCCCGATACCCGCTCCTCACCTGACGACATGCTGAATAGGCCAGTTGAGCATCCGCCTG AGGCGACTCCAGACCCCGTGGTCAAAGAAACGGGTGTTATCCTAACGTCGCCACCTCCTCCGCCACGCCGACTGACTATCGTAACGGACGAGACCGAAATCATACAG GAGAGCTGTAACAGCACCCCCTCTCATCAAGCTTGCTGCCCGTCCCTCAATGTCACTGACATGTTGCATGGAGCTTCCGACAG GAAACAAATTGTGACCAAACTTTTGGACCAGTCCTGCAAAGACATCCGGAAAATCCAGTCAGACGGCTGgagcagcgaagaagaagatgatgatgtatTTGGCGCCACCgaacaggaaatgacatcaccCCACACAG GCCCACCAATAGTGTCGGAGGACGAGCTGGCCAGCTTAGCTCTCATCAGCCCCGCTCGGACCAGCCAGGATTCAGGGTGCAGGGTCAAAGCTCTCATCCAGATTCTGCAGCATCAAGTGGACGAGCAGGAACTGGTCAAAGAGTTCATG GCTCTGGAACATCTGAAGCCCTCTGACAACTGTCTGGTGGGAAAAGCCCCCGAGAACCGGGACAAAAATCGCTACAGAGACATCCTACCCT ATGACAAGACACGTGTTGCCATTGGAGAGAACCAGGACTATATCAACGCCAGCTACATCCGCATGCAATTTGGTGACGAAGAGTTCTTCTACATCTCCTGCCAGGGCCCGCTGCCTTCCACAGTTTCAGCCTTTTGGCAGATGATCTGGGAGAACAAATCAGACGTCATTGCCATGATGACCCAGGAGGTGGAACGGGGAAGGATCAAGTGTCACAAGTACTGGCCAGAGAAGCTGGGCATGCCCCTGGACACCGGCAGGTACCAGATCCACCTGGAGAACCAACAGCACCTGGATTACTTCCACATTAAGGTCATCCgaatggtggagatggag ACCAACGAGACACATTCCGTCCGTCACCTGAAGTTCACACACTGGCCAGACCATGGCGTGCCGCACTGCTCCGAGCAGCTGGTTCGCTTCCTCCGCTACCTGAGGGCAGTGCACCACAAGGGGCCAGTGACCGCTCACTGCAGCGCCGGCATCGGACGCACAGGAGTTCTCATCTGCACTGACATCATCCTCAGTCTCATTGAGAAGGATTTACCT ATCAATGTGAGCGACATTGTGAAGGAGATGAGACTTCAGCGGCATGGAATGATTCAAACCAAG AGCAACAGAGCTGCATCTCTCCAAGTCACAGATCAAAGATGA